In a single window of the Hypanus sabinus isolate sHypSab1 chromosome 15, sHypSab1.hap1, whole genome shotgun sequence genome:
- the LOC132405252 gene encoding protocadherin-10-like, translating into MNCAIYDPAGESNIMVYKNLNKGTSNGGVSIVLGTIHYSIPEELQQGAFVGNLADDFGLNVKQLSTRGARIVSGPKKSYMDINLKNGHLFMKEKIDREQLCESSLFCVLSLDVLLENPLKLYQVSVEILDVNDNAPIFPESVMRLEVSELATPGSRFLLESAHDADAGSNSLQTYKLHPNECFFLDVQVRSGNEMLPVLVLQRPLDREKESVHKLVLIAEDGGIPLRSGTLQVTITVKDANDNVPVFPQSAYKVSLLESAPKGTLIIKLNATDMDDGPNGEIMYSFSSHNSARVRKFLDINSKTGEITLKENLDYEVSTSMGISIQAKDMGLNSMAVYCDVLLNIIDVNDNAPEITLTSLSSNVLENVPNGTVVVLFSVTDKDSGQNGQVQCQISSKLPFRLDSSLTNYYGMLISQPLDRESASRYNITITCTDAGILPLTSQETISLEVSDVNDNAPRFTQPAYTASVMENNVIGASIFHLSAVDPDVGQNSRLKFSILESQYRNPQESSYVSVNSDSGVIFAQRSFDYEQLKKFQIQVQVLDSGVPPLSSNVSVDIVILDQNDNAPVIVNPLPEYRIETISLFSEPGTLVSKISATDADSGQNAFLYFQIFQATHHDLFTISPESGEIWTIRRITSKDALNQRLVIVVKDNGTPSLSSSVTIALTVVGADSEKFSSANGLPNNLGFTHDLGFSLVITFGITSTIFFVILLILAVKVYRNRQGSGGHHCSCCCLGSRNSLNGIQKASRSLQIPPNYVEVFGGDPLSQRFRYESCSTLPSTDVKACGKSTGNDYLQNEAFRKQKPERVNIDNYSSTINNEKRSVQGLAERKGLHPPIKSSDVTGDLDCPLPSRSTITDDQMQLKPEWRTAESLLGLFRYP; encoded by the exons ATGAACTGTGCGATTTATGATCCGGCAGGAGAGTCGAATATCATGGTTTATAAAAATCTGAATAAAGGGACGAGTAATGGTGGCGTCAG TATAGTTTTGGGGACGATTCATTATTCGATTCCTGAAGAACTGCAGCAGGGCGCCTTTGTTGGGAACCTCGCAGACGATTTTGGTTTGAATGTAAAACAGCTTTCGACAAGAGGTGCTCGGATCGTGTCCGGTCCCAAGAAATCGTATATGGATATCAATTTGAAAAATGGACATTTATTTATGAAGGAAAAAATTGACAGAGAGCAGCTGTGTGAGTCGAGTCTGTTTTGTGTGTTATCCTTAGATGTTTTGCTCGAAAATCCCCTAAAGCTGTACCAGGTTTCAGTGGAGATCCTCGATGTAAATGACAATGCTCCCATTTTCCCCGAGAGCGTAATGCGGCTTGAGGTCTCCGAGCTGGCTACACCGGGGTCGCGTTTCCTTCTCGAGTCCGCGCATGATGCGGACGCCGGGTCCAATTCCTTGCAAACGTACAAGCTGCATCCGAACGAATGTTTCTTTTTGGATGTGCAAGTGCGCAGTGGGAATGAAATGTTACCAGTATTAGTGTTGCAGCGCCCCTTGGACAGAGAAAAAGAATCGGTCCACAAATTAGTTTTGATAGCAGAGGATGGCGGTATCCCTTTAAGGTCAGGCACCCTTCAGGTTACCATCACGGTGAAGGATGCAAACGATAACGTGCCTGTTTTTCCTCAGTCAGCTTATAAAGTTAGCCTATTAGAGTCTGCACCCAAAGGGACACTTATTATCAAATTAAACGCCACTGACATGGACGATGGTCCCAACGGAGAGATTATGTACTCGTTCAGCAGCCATAATTCTGCCAGAGTCCGTAAATTTCTTGATATTAATTCCAAAACTGGTGAAATTACATTGAAAGAAAATTTGGATTATGAAGTAAGTACCTCAATGGGGATTAGCATACAGGCAAAGGACATGGGCTTAAACTCAATGGCCGTGTATTGTGACGTGTTGCTGAATATTATCGATGTCAATGATAACGCACCTGAGATAACACTCACATCCCTATCCAGTAACGTTTTGGAAAATGTCCCCAATGGGACTGTAGTAGTTCTCTTCAGCGTAACAGACAAGGACTCGGGACAAAACGGGCAAGTACAGTGTCAAATTTCAAGCAAACTGCCCTTTCGACTCGATTCATCTTTGACGAATTATTACGGGATGCTTATTAGCCAACCGTTGGATCGCGAAAGCGCCTCCAGGTATAATATTACAATAACATGTACCGATGCCGGAATCCTTCCTCTCACATCTCAGGAAACCATTAGTTTGGAGGTTTCAGATGTAAATGATAATGCGCCAAGATTTACGCAACCCGCGTACACCGCGAGTGTCATGGAGAATAATGTGATTGGTGCTTCTATATTCCATTTAAGTGCTGTCGATCCAGACGTAGGGCAAAATTCCAGACTGAAATTTTCTATTTTAGAGTCTCAATATCGGAACCCCCAAGAAAGTTCTTATGTCTCTGTTAATTCAGATAGTGGCGTCATATTTGCTCAGAGATCGTTTGACTACGAACAGCTGAAGAAGTTCCAGATCCAGGTTCAGGTGCTGGATTCTGGAGTCCCACCACTAAGCAGCAACGTTTCAGTGGACATTGTTATCCTCGATCAGAATGACAATGCCCCAGTGATTGTGAATCCTCTGCCCGAATACAGAATAGAAACAATATCTCTGTTCTCAGAACCAGGAACACTCGTTTCCAAGATATCAGCCACTGATGCTGACAGTGGTCAAAATGCCTTTCTGTATTTCCAGATTTTTCAAGCCACCCATCATGATCTTTTTACTATTTCACCAGAGTCTGGTGAAATTTGGACTATACGCCGGATCACAAGCAAGGATGCCCTTAATCAACGACTAGTCATTGTGGTCAAAGATAATGGaactccttcactttcatcttctGTGACCATAGCATTAACTGTAGTCGGGGCTGACAGTGAAAAGTTCTCGAGTGCCAATGGTTTACCTAACAATCTAGGGTTCACACACGATCTTGGTTTTTCTTTGGTCATAACGTTTGGGATAACATCTACAATTTTCTTTGTTATTTTACTTATCCTTGCTGTTAAGGTTTATAGAAACAGGCAAGGATCTGGAGGACATCACTGTTCCTGTTGCTGCCTTGGATCAAGAAATTCTCTGAATGGAATTCAAAAGGCCAGTCGAAGCCTACAGATACCTCCAAATTACGTAGAGGTATTCGGGGGCGACCCACTCTCTCAACGTTTTCGTTACGAGTCCTGTTCAACTTTGCCGTCGACGGATGTCAAGGCATGTGGGAAATCCACAGGCAATGATTATCTACAAAATGAGGCTTTCAGGAAACAAAAGCCTGAACGTGTGAATATAGACAATTACAGCAGCACTATAAATAACGAG AAACGTTCAGTGCAGGGATTGGCTGAACGTAAGGGACTCCATCCGCCAATCAAAAGCAGCGATGTTACTGGCGATCTTGACTGCCCCCTTCCCTCCCGGTCCACCATCACAGACGATCAGATGCAGTTGAAACCTGAATGGCGGACTGCCGAGAGCTTGCTTGGTTTATTCCGCTACCCGTGA
- the LOC132405253 gene encoding protocadherin-10-like — MGYYQIFWRLNWQLLYCVFFEWAAASGQIRYSISEELQVGAFVGNIADDLGLRARELSARNFQIVPGSRKQYLEVNLDNGIMSVKEKIDREQLCGTSLACTLSLEAVVENPLTVYHIEVSVLDINDNSPSFPNNQLHLKISELAAPGAQFPLECAHDPDVGTNSLQTYQLTANEYFVLNIDSHGGTGKLPILVLERPLDREKQATHKLGLLAKDGGIPAQTGGADIIIAVQDENDNAPVFPNSVYRINLPENVPKGTLVIRLNATDLDIGSNGDISYSFSSQNTAKIRKLFSVDSRAGDIRVKGNLDYEEYSTFEINVQALDQGTNANAGYCHLVVNIIDVNDNAPEVKLTTLFSPVREDSPPGTVVALIGVSDQDSGADGQIECEITDGLPFILDSSLRNYYRLLTENLLDRENTSSYDVSVMCSDLGSPPLASRKTITVEVSDINDNAPHFTQSSYTVYVMENNVIGASIITVTAVDPDMSQNSQVFYSILEKQSLSEPLSTYVSVNSKNGVIFAQRAFDYEYLKSFQIKVQARDSGDPPHIATASVDVIILDQNDNAPVIVHPATEHGSTAFETVSRFAEPGYLVTKLTATDSDSGQNARLSYRILQSTDPGLFTISPDTGEIWTIRKFTRKDANKQRLIAVVNDNGTPSLSATMTLILSVVEDDMEILSRVEDSSEDAGLTSDITFYLIIALGIISSTFFVILIGLVITVYRNRTGFGGYACSLDTCCCFPTRTSFKGFQKSRRTLQIPPNYVEVFGGDPLSQSFRYGTCSTSNSTKGELSYSSGYRGEARSAIACSNEQSQSLYSNHCSNVQKVR; from the coding sequence ATGGGATATTATCAAATATTTTGGAGGCTAAACTGGCAATTGCTGTATTGTGTCTTCTTCGAATGGGCTGCGGCTTCTGGACAGATTCGTTATTCGATCTCTGAAGAACTACAAGTGGGCGCCTTTGTTGGAAATATCGCAGACGATCTGGGTCTACGTGCAAGGGAGCTCTCAGCTCGCAATTTTCAGATCGTACCTGGTTCCCGGAAACAGTATTTGGAGGTAAATTTAGACAATGGGATTATGTCTGTTAAAGAGAAAATCGACAGGGAGCAGTTATGTGGAACGAGCCTCGCGTGCACGTTGTCTTTGGAGGCTGTAGTCGAAAATCCATTGACTGTGTATCACATCGAAGTGTCGGTTCTTGATATAAACGACAATTCTCCCAGTTTCCCAAATAACCAACTTCACCTTAAAATCTCCGAGCTTGCTGCACCGGGAGCGCAGTTTCCCCTGGAGTGTGCACACGATCCGGATGTCGGAACCAATTCCCTGCAAACCTACCAGCTAACTGCTAACGAGTATTTCGTGTTAAATATTGACTCGCACGGTGGAACCGGTAAGTTGCCAATATTAGTGTTGGAACGGCCTTTGGATCGGGAAAAGCAAGCGACACATAAATTGGGATTGCTTGCCAAAGACGGCGGTATTCCTGCTCAGACTGGCGGTGCTGATATAATTATTGCAGTGCAGGACGAAAACGACAACGCGCCCGTCTTCCCAAATTCCGTTTACAGAATTAATCTGCCAGAAAATGTACCCAAAGGGACACTAGTTATCAGATTAAATGCCACTGATCTAGATATTGGCTCTAATGGAGACATATCATACTCATTCAGTAGTCAGAATACAGCTAAAATCCGTAAATTGTTTTCTGTGGACTCCAGAGCAGGGGATATCAGAGTGAAAGGCAATCTGGACTATGAGGAATACAGTACATTTGAAATCAACGTGCAGGCACTGGACCAGGGTACTAATGCAAATGCTGGATACTGTCACCTTGTGGTTAATATTATCGATGTCAACGATAACGCCCCTGAGGTAAAGTTAACCACTTTATTCAGCCCCGTTCGTGAAGATTCACCACCTGGGACTGTGGTTGCTCTGATTGGTGTGTCCGACCAAGACTCGGGTGCAGATGGGCAGATAGAGTGTGAAATTACAGACGGATTACCCTTTATACTGGATTCGTCCTTGAGGAATTATTACAGATTACTTACTGAGAATTTGCTGGATAGAGAAAATACTTCCAGTTATGACGTTTCTGTCATGTGCAGTGACTTGGGCTCTCCTCCTCTCGCATCCAGAAAAACAATTACAGTGGAAGTTTCGGATATAAATGACAACGCGCCACACTTTACGCAGTCATCCTATACAGTTTACGTGATGGAGAACAACGTCATAGGGGCGTCAATCATCACAGTGACAGCGGTTGACCCAGACATGAGCCAGAACTCCCAGGTATTTTACTCAATTCTGGAGAAGCAATCTCTGAGTGAGCCTTTGTCCACTTACGTCAGTGTCAACTCCAAGAACGGGGTTATATTCGCTCAAAGGGCTTTTGATTACGAGTATCTCAAAAGCTTTCAGATCAAAGTCCAGGCCAGGGATTCTGGAGACCCGCCACATATTGCCACCGCTTCGGTGGATGTAATTATCCTTGACCAGAATGACAACGCCCCGGTGATTGTGCACCCGGCCACAGAACACGGCTCAACGGCATTTGAAACAGTATCCCGCTTCGCAGAGCCAGGCTACCTGGTGACAAAGCTTACAGCAACTGATTCTGACTCGGGCCAGAATGCACGTCTCTCTTACCGGATTCTACAGTCCACTGACCCAGGACTTTTCACCATCTCACCCGATACGGGAGAAATATGGACAATTCGCAAATTTACGAGGAAAGACGCAAACAAGCAAAGGCTGATTGCTGTGGTAAATGATAACGGGACGCCGTCACTTTCTGCAACAATGACTCTTATCTTGTCGGTGGTGGAAGACGATATGGAAATTCTCTCGCGTGTGGAAGATtcatctgaagatgctggattgACCAGTGACATAACATTCTACTTAATTATAGCTTTAGGGATAATCTCATCCACTTTCTTTGTTATTTTAATTGGTCTTGTCATTACAGTGTACAGAAACAGAACTGGGTTTGGCGGTTATGCATGTTCCCTGGATACATGCTGTTGTTTTCCAACGAGGACCTCGTTCAAGGGCTTCCAAAAGAGTAGGAGAACTCTTCAGATACCACCGAATTACGTTGAAGTATTTGGGGGTGATCCTCTTTCTCAAAGTTTCCGTTATGGCACCTGTTCCACTTCCAATTCGACAAAGGGAGAGTTGTCGTACTCCAGCGGGTACCGAGGTGAAGCCAGGAGTGCAATTGCGTGCAGTAACGAACAGTCTCAATCATTATATTCTAACCATTGTAGCAACGTTCAAAAGGTGAGATGA
- the LOC132405254 gene encoding protocadherin-10-like, with protein sequence MKCYKLFCFLKRELLCYMFIAWELVFAEIHYSIPEELQRGAFVGNIADDLGLDVKQLAARNFRLVPGERKQYLEADINSGILLVKEKIDREELCGPSLACVLSLEAVLDNPLSLYQIEVDILDINDNYPSFPKSLFRIEISELTVPGARFPLESAHDPDIGTNSIQTYQLVANDFFALNIEAGIADWKLPVLVLQQPLDRETRSAHKLLLLAKDGGIPERSGSTEINIAVEDANDNTPIFSQSVYKASLLENVAKGTIVLQVNATDLDDGSNGEILFSFSSHTSARVREIFNLDPQTGEIKLNRNLDYEENNVYDIIIQAKDKGSYATAVYSHILLTILDVNDNSPEVTLTSLSSPIPENSPPGTVVALISASDRDSGENAELRCQVVNKVPFILDSSSKKHLRLLTRDLLDRESASMHNVTVACSDGGSPLLTTSKTIPIEVSDRNDNSPQFSKPVFTASVMENNDIGASIFSMTAFDPDLDENARISYNILDSWVEGQLVNNYIYINSETGIIYTYRSFDYEELKTFQIQVRARDHGVPSLSSNVSVDVIILDQNDNAPVIVHPLGPATTEVVSRFAEAGYPVTKVTATDADSGQNARLCYRILQATDFALFTISEGTGEIWTTRAITKNDASKQKLVVQVNDNGTPALSASITIILTLRDGEQPLLSDKNILPQGPNFASVTSLFLVISLAITSTIFLAILILLAVKFHKSRNVFEDHCVLGPCCCLRTKRSLNGIQKASRSLHIPPNYVEVFGGDPLSQSYRYEMCSMARSTKGDFMFPKTNGSSKGGNKAAGEVVVKAETSLFTNYGNPAHSEVRGLFGRRGLFG encoded by the coding sequence ATGAAATGTTATAAACTATTTTGTTTCTTAAAAAGGGAACTGTTGTGTTACATGTTTATCGCCTGGGAGCTAGTTTTCGCAGAAATTCATTATTCGATTCCCGAGGAATTGCAGCGAGGCGCCTTTGTTGGGAATATTGCAGACGATTTGGGTTTAGACGTTAAACAGCTCGCGGCTCGTAATTTCCGTCTTGTGCCAGGTGAAAGAAAGCAGTATTTGGAGGCAGATATAAACAGTGGGATTTTATTAGTAAAGGAAAAAATTGACAGGGAGGAGCTCTGTGGTCCAAGCCTTGCTTGCGTTCTGTCGTTGGAGGCCGTGCTTGACAATCCTCTCAGTCTGTATCAAATCGAAGTGGATATTCTGGATATTAATGACAATTATCCCAGTTTtccaaagagcctgtttcggATTGAAATATCTGAGCTTACCGTGCCGGGGGCTCGCTTCCCCCTCGAGTCCGCTCACGATCCGGATATTGGAACTAACTCCATTCAAACCTACCAGCTGGTGGCAAATGATTTCTTTGCATTAAACATTGAAGCTGGTATCGCAGACTGGAAATTGCCAGTTTTAGTGCTGCAACAGCCCTTGGACAGGGAGACGCGTTCGGCCCACAAGCTACTGCTCTTGGCCAAAGATGGCGGGATCCCCGAAAGGTCGGGCAGTACCGAAATAAACATCGCAGTGGAAGATGCTAACGATAATACGCCGATTTTCTCTCAGTCGGTATACAAGGCTAGTTTGTTAGAAAATGTGGCCAAAGGGACAATAGTACTGCAAGTAAATGccactgatttggatgatggttCAAACGGAGAGATTCTATTTTCTTTCAGTAGTCATACCTCTGCCAGGGTTCGTGAAATTTTTAACTTAGATCCTCAAACTGGTGAAATAAAACTTAATAGGAATTTAGATTACGAAGAAAATAATGTATATGATATTATAATACAAGCTAAGGACAAGGGTAGTTACGCTACTGCCGTGTACAGTCACATTTTGTTGACTATTTTAGATGTAAATGATAACTCGCCTGAGGTTACCCTAACATCTTTGTCAAGCCCAATTCCCGAGAACTCGCCGCCTGGAACTGTAGTCGCTCTAATAAGTGCGTCTGATAGAGATTCCGGCGAGAATGCGGAACTCCGGTGTCAAGTCGTAAATAAAGTGCCTTTCATATTGGATTCCTCCTCAAAGAAGCACTTAAGATTACTTACACGCGATTTGCTGGACCGAGAATCGGCCTCCATGCACAACGTAACCGTTGCCTGCAGTGACGGCGGAAGTCCGCTTCTCACCACTAGCAAAACCATTCCAATTGAGGTTTCAGACAGAAATGACAACTCTCCACAATTTTCGAAACCTGTGTTCACAGCCTCCGTGATGGAGAACAATGATATTGGTGCCTCCATATTCTCCATGACAGCATTTGATCcggacctggatgaaaatgctcGGATATCGTACAATATTCTGGACAGTTGGGTAGAGGGGCAGTTAGTGAACAATTATATCTATATTAATTCGGAGACTGGGATTATATATACTTACCGATCATTTGACTATGAAGAGTTAAAAACCTTTCAGATTCAGGTTCGGGCACGTGACCACGGAGTCCCATCGCTTTCCAGTAATGTCTCCGTAGACGTCATCATCCTTGACCAAAATGATAACGCCCCAGTGATCGTTCATCCATTAGGGCCAGCGACAACGGAGGTCGTATCCCGATTCGCTGAAGCAGGCTATCCGGTAACCAAAGTTACGGCTACAGATGCCGACTCGGGACAAAATGCTCGCCTCTGCTATCGGATCCTCCAGGCTACTGACTTCGCACTTTTTACTATTTCAGAGGGGACGGGAGAAATATGGACAACTCGTGCTATTACAAAGAACGATGCATCCAAACAAAAATTGGTTGTCCAAGTGAATGACAATGGGACACCTGCACTTTCTGCTTCTATAACTATTATTTTGACTTTGAGAGATGGGGAACAACCATTGCTTTCCGACAAAAATATTTTGCCGCAAGGGCCTAACTTTGCTTCTGTAACCAGCCTTTTCTTAGTGATTTCATTAGCAATAACTTCAACTATTTTTCTGGCTATTTTGATTTTACTAGCTGTTAAATTTCACAAAAGCAGAAATGTATTTGAGGACCACTGTGTACTGGGCCCGTGTTGTTGCTTACGTACAAAACGATCACTGAATGGAATTCAGAAAGCCAGCCGCAGCCTCCACATTCCTCCGAACTATGTTGAAGTATTTGGAGGCGATCCGCTGTCACAAAGTTATCGGTATGAGATGTGTTCCATGGCACGTTCGACAAAGGGAGACTTCATGTTCCCCAAAACCAATGGTTCATCAAAGGGAGGTAACAAAGCGGCTGGTGAAGTTGTTGTGAAGGCAGAAACTTCATTATTCACAAATTATGGGAACCCTGCTCATTCTGAGGTGAGAGGCTTGTTTGGTAGGAGAGGCTTGTTTGGTTAA